The following are encoded in a window of Penicillium oxalicum strain HP7-1 chromosome II, whole genome shotgun sequence genomic DNA:
- a CDS encoding Eukaryotic translation initiation factor 3 subunit B produces MAPSFDTLSEQDFHEEEEEEIDFSDLKEQFEVKMEEGLDTFVVVDGLPVVPEDSRQKLVKFLLRKLNTVGHTSEDAVFMPLNDKGMSEGFAFVEFETPEQALAAVKQLHGVPLDKKHTLAVNKLMDIERYGREGRIEEEYHAPELEPFKEKEHLRSWMADANARDQFALYRGDKVGVFWNNKSNPPENVVDRAHWTQLFVQWSPKGTFLASVHPQGVQLWGGASFSKQKQFPHPFVQLVEFSPLEGYLTTWSSRPIQVEEGQPILTFEEDGKNIIVWDIESGKPLRSFVSHDLAGGPAVEGDVQPKKKVQWPAFKWSADEKYVARMLQGQSISIYEVPNMNLLGRTSVKVEGVNDFEWSPATVTREGVKQYEQLLCFWTPEIGSNPARVAMMSVPSKEIVRTRNLFNVSDVKLHWQSQGAYVCVKVDRHSKSKKSMATNLEIFRVREKGVPVEVVDSLKDTVINFSWEPNGSRFVVITNGEAPTGAAVLPKTAVSFFAPEKKGNTAGNFKLVRTIEKKTSNGIYWSPKGRFVVVATVHSQTNFDLDFWDMDFEGEKNEAEKDLAANLQLMKTNEHYGVTDIEWDPTGRYVVSSASVWTHSMENGWNLHTFAGQTLSENPTEKFKQFLWRPRPPTLLSKEEQKQVRKNLREYSKEFDEEDRFAVDIANTAVVEQRKRVLSEWLAWMRREKEIQAEEREAFGLPEDADSPKRAKDAVAVNQQEGDTVVEEIVEEIVEETEEVIG; encoded by the exons ATGGCGCCCAGCTTCGATACACTGTCCGAGCAGGATTTccacgaggaggaggaagaggagattgaCTTCTCTG ACCTCAAGGAGCAGTTCGAggtcaagatggaggagggtTTGGATACTTTTGTCGTCGTCGATGGCCTCCCTGTTGTGCCCGAGGATAGCCGCCAGAAACTCGTCAAGTTCTTGTTGAGAAAACTCAACACCGTGGGTCACACCTCCGAGGATGCTGTTTTCATGCCGCTCAACGACAAGGGCATGTCTGAAGG ATTCGCCTTTGTTGAGTTCGAGACGCCCGAACAGGCCCTGGCCGCTGTCAAGCAGCTGCACGGTGTCCCTCTCGATAAGAAGCACACTCTTGCCGTCAACAAGCTCATGGATATTGAGCGATATGGTCGGGAAGGTCGCATTGAGGAGGAATACCATGCTCCCGAGCTGGAGCCgttcaaggagaaggagcacCTTCGCTCCTGGATGGCCGATGCTAACGCCCGTGATCAGTTCGCCCTGTACCGCGGTGACAAGGTCGGCGTTTTCTGGAACAACAAGTCCAACCCACCCGAGAATGTGGTCGACCGCGCCCACTGGACACAACTCTTCGTTCAGTGGTCCCCCAAGGGTACCTTCCTCGCCTCCGTCCATCCTCAGGGTGTCCAGCTCTGGGGTGgtgcctccttctccaagcAGAAACAGTTCCCCCACCCATTCGTACAACTCGTTGAATTCTCTCCGCTCGAGGGCTATCTCACAACATGGTCCTCACGCCCGATCCAGGTTGAGGAGGGTCAGCCCATTCTGACCTTCGAGGAGGATGGAAAGAACATCATTGTGTGGGATATTGAGTCCGGCAAGCCTCTCCGCTCATTCGTCTCCCATGATCTGGCCGGTGGTCCCGCAGTTGAGGGTGACGTTcagccgaagaagaaggtgcAGTGGCCAGCTTTCAAGTGGTCTGCTGATGAGAAGTATGTTGCGCGCATGCTCCAGGGCCAATCCATTTCAATCTATGAGGTGCCCAATATGAACCTGCTCGGCCGAACGTCAGTGAAGGTCGAGGGTGTCAATGACTTTGAGTGGTCACCTGCTACCGTGACCCGTGAAGGTGTGAAGCAATATGAACAGCTTCTTTGCTTCTGGACACCTGAGATTGGCAGCAACCCTGCCCGTGTCGCCATGATGAGCGTTCCCTCCAAGGAGATTGTGCGCACCCGTAACCTCTTCAACGTTTCTGACGTCAAGCTGCACTGGCAATCCCAGGGTGCGTACGTGTGCGTCAAGGTCGACCGTCACTCCAAGTCTAAGAAGTCTATGGCTACCAACTTGGAGATCTTCCGTGTTCGTGAGAAGGGTGTGCCAGTCGAGGTTGTGGATAGCTTGAAGGATACCGTCATCAACTTCTCCTGGGAGCCTAATGGGTCTCGTTTCGTCGTCATCACAAACGGCGAGGCCCCCACCGGTGCTGCAGTCCTTCCCAAGACTGCTGTCTCTTTCTTCGCccccgagaagaagggcaacaCAGCGGGCAACTTCAAGCTCGTCCGCACCAttgagaagaagaccagcaaCGGTATCTACTGGTCCCCTAAGGGTCGTTTCGTGGTTGTTGCCACTGTCCACTCTCAGACCAACTTCGATCTTGACTTCTGGGACATGGACTTCGAGGGCGAGAAGAATGAGGCTGAGAAGGATCTGGCCGCCAACCTTCAATTGATGAAGACCAACGAGCACTACGGTGTTACCGACATTGAGTGGGACCCCACAGGTCGTTACGTGGTCAGCAGTGCTAGTGTGTGGACTCACTCG ATGGAAAACGGTTGGAACTTGCACACCTTTGCCGGCCAGACCCTGTCCGAAAACCCCACCGAGAAGTTCAAGCAATTCCTCTGGCGCCCACGTCCCCCCACCCTCCTCAGcaaggaggagcagaagcAGGTCCGCAAGAATCTGCGCGAATACTCGAAAGAattcgacgaggaggacCGATTTGCTGTCGACATTGCCAACACTGCCGTGGTCGAGCAACGCAAGCGTGTGCTCAGCGAGTGGCTTGCTTGGATGCGtcgggagaaggagatccaggCCGAGGAGCGCGAGGCATTCGGCTTGCCCGAGGACGCCGACTCCCCCAAGCGGGCCAAGGATGCCGTTGCTGTCAACCAGCAGGAGGGCGACACcgtggtggaggagattgtcgaggagattgtggaggAGACCGAAGAGGTCATCGGTTGA